The Bos javanicus breed banteng chromosome 18, ARS-OSU_banteng_1.0, whole genome shotgun sequence genome has a segment encoding these proteins:
- the LOC133229697 gene encoding sialic acid-binding Ig-like lectin 13 isoform X1, translated as MLLLPLLVALLWRREGAEGQMGPGENYKLQVPELVTVEEGLCVHVPCSFSYPWDVWAIFTSTLGYWFREGAATSKDAPVATNNPDREVQEETQGRFHLLGDTRAYNCSLEIRDARRRDNGSYFFRMERGSVKNNYMSNQLSLHVTALTHTPAILISGTLVSGHPGNLTCSVPWACKRGTPPIFSWKGATVSSQVVTTALSSVLTLTPRPQDHGTKLTCQVTFPGAEVTTATVVRLNVSYPPQNLTVTVFQGNSTASKAQENGSSLSVSEGQSLRLVCVVDSNPPARISWARGSLTLSASQPSHPEMLELPRVLTGDEGEFTCRAQHALGSQHVSLRLSLQSGCPGAARGGPPPPTGKRVPPTTTAGRAGGGVGGCGHVGSSIRAVRAPGRGGPGSHLGSGCQDPAPPPLSPGPPSEVLHKDFSQASRGRVRGKGNPPFNPSAHLEAHLLPVLTLVLPAASSLP; from the exons ATGCTGCTACTGCCGCTGCTGGTGGCCCTGCTCTGGCGGAGGGAGGGAGCCGAGGGCCAGATGGGGCCTGGGGAGAATTACAAGCTGCAGGTGCCGGAGCTGGTGACGGTGGAGGAGGGCCTGTGTGTCCACGTGCCCTGCTCCTTCTCCTACCCCTGGGATGTCTGGGCCATCTTTACCTCAACTCTGGGCTACTGGTTTCGGGAAGGGGCTGCAACATCCAAGGATGCTCCTGTGGCCACAAACAACCCAGACAGAGAAGTACAGGAGGAGACCCAGGGACGATTCCATCTCCTCGGGGATACCCGGGCCTACAACTGCTCCTTGGAGATCAGAGACGCCAGGAGGAGGGACAATGGTTCATACTTTTTTCGGATGGAACGAGGAAGTGTGAAAAACAATTATATGTCTAACCAGCTCTCCTTGCATGTGACAG CCCTCACCCACACACCTGCCATCCTCATTTCGGGGACCCTGGTGTCCGGCCACCCCGGGAACCTGACCTGCTCTGTGCCCTGGGCCTGTAAGCGGGGCACGCCCCCCATCTTCTCCTGGAAGGGGGCCACCGTCTCTTCCCAGGTTGTCACAACAGCCCTCTCATCGGTGCTCACCCTGACTCCCCGGCCCCAGGACCACGGCACCAAGCTCACCTGTCAGGTGACCTTTCCTGGAGCTGAAGTGACCACAGCGACGGTCGTCCGCCTCAACGTGtcct ACCCTCCACAGAACTTGACTGTGACTGTCTTCCAAGGAAACAGCACAG CATCCAAAGCCCAGGAGAACGGATCCTCTCTTTCAGTCTCGGAGGGCCAGTCCCTGCGCCTGGTCTGCGTCGTTGACAGCAACCCCCCCGCCAGGATCAGCTGGGCCCGGGGGAGCCTGACCCTCAGCGCCTCGCAGCCCAGCCACCCAGAGATGCTGGAGCTGCCGCGGGTGCTCACAGGAGACGAAGGGGAGTTCACCTGCCGAGCTCAGCACGCCCTCGGCTCCCAGCACGTCTCCCTGAGGCTCTCGCTGCAGAGTGGGTGTCCGGGGGCTGCCCGCGGAGGCCCACCCCCGCCCACAGGCAAACGAGTGCCCCCGACGACAACTGCTGGGAGGGcaggtggcggggtggggggatgcGGGCACGTGGGGTCCTCCATCCG GGCGGTCAGAGCGCCCGGCAGAGGCGGTCCTGGTAGCCATCTGGGAAGCGGCTGTCAAgaccctgctcctcctcctctgtctcctgggccTCCT AGTGAGGTGCTGCACAAGGACTTCAGCCAGGCCAGCAGGGGGCGTGTCAGGGGCAAAGGAAACCCCCCCTTTAACCCCTCAG CTCATCTTGAAGCCCATCTCCTCCCGGTCCTGACCCTGGTCCTTCCAGCAGCCTCATCTCTTCCCTGA
- the LOC133229697 gene encoding sialic acid-binding Ig-like lectin 13 isoform X2: MLLLPLLVALLWRREGAEGQMGPGENYKLQVPELVTVEEGLCVHVPCSFSYPWDVWAIFTSTLGYWFREGAATSKDAPVATNNPDREVQEETQGRFHLLGDTRAYNCSLEIRDARRRDNGSYFFRMERGSVKNNYMSNQLSLHVTALTHTPAILISGTLVSGHPGNLTCSVPWACKRGTPPIFSWKGATVSSQVVTTALSSVLTLTPRPQDHGTKLTCQVTFPGAEVTTATVVRLNVSYPPQNLTVTVFQGNSTASKAQENGSSLSVSEGQSLRLVCVVDSNPPARISWARGSLTLSASQPSHPEMLELPRVLTGDEGEFTCRAQHALGSQHVSLRLSLQSGCPGAARGGPPPPTGKRVPPTTTAGRAGGGVGGCGHVGSSIRAVRAPGRGGPGSHLGSGCQDPAPPPLSPGPPSEVLHKDFSQASRGRVRGKGNPPFNPSAQLILKPISSRS, encoded by the exons ATGCTGCTACTGCCGCTGCTGGTGGCCCTGCTCTGGCGGAGGGAGGGAGCCGAGGGCCAGATGGGGCCTGGGGAGAATTACAAGCTGCAGGTGCCGGAGCTGGTGACGGTGGAGGAGGGCCTGTGTGTCCACGTGCCCTGCTCCTTCTCCTACCCCTGGGATGTCTGGGCCATCTTTACCTCAACTCTGGGCTACTGGTTTCGGGAAGGGGCTGCAACATCCAAGGATGCTCCTGTGGCCACAAACAACCCAGACAGAGAAGTACAGGAGGAGACCCAGGGACGATTCCATCTCCTCGGGGATACCCGGGCCTACAACTGCTCCTTGGAGATCAGAGACGCCAGGAGGAGGGACAATGGTTCATACTTTTTTCGGATGGAACGAGGAAGTGTGAAAAACAATTATATGTCTAACCAGCTCTCCTTGCATGTGACAG CCCTCACCCACACACCTGCCATCCTCATTTCGGGGACCCTGGTGTCCGGCCACCCCGGGAACCTGACCTGCTCTGTGCCCTGGGCCTGTAAGCGGGGCACGCCCCCCATCTTCTCCTGGAAGGGGGCCACCGTCTCTTCCCAGGTTGTCACAACAGCCCTCTCATCGGTGCTCACCCTGACTCCCCGGCCCCAGGACCACGGCACCAAGCTCACCTGTCAGGTGACCTTTCCTGGAGCTGAAGTGACCACAGCGACGGTCGTCCGCCTCAACGTGtcct ACCCTCCACAGAACTTGACTGTGACTGTCTTCCAAGGAAACAGCACAG CATCCAAAGCCCAGGAGAACGGATCCTCTCTTTCAGTCTCGGAGGGCCAGTCCCTGCGCCTGGTCTGCGTCGTTGACAGCAACCCCCCCGCCAGGATCAGCTGGGCCCGGGGGAGCCTGACCCTCAGCGCCTCGCAGCCCAGCCACCCAGAGATGCTGGAGCTGCCGCGGGTGCTCACAGGAGACGAAGGGGAGTTCACCTGCCGAGCTCAGCACGCCCTCGGCTCCCAGCACGTCTCCCTGAGGCTCTCGCTGCAGAGTGGGTGTCCGGGGGCTGCCCGCGGAGGCCCACCCCCGCCCACAGGCAAACGAGTGCCCCCGACGACAACTGCTGGGAGGGcaggtggcggggtggggggatgcGGGCACGTGGGGTCCTCCATCCG GGCGGTCAGAGCGCCCGGCAGAGGCGGTCCTGGTAGCCATCTGGGAAGCGGCTGTCAAgaccctgctcctcctcctctgtctcctgggccTCCT AGTGAGGTGCTGCACAAGGACTTCAGCCAGGCCAGCAGGGGGCGTGTCAGGGGCAAAGGAAACCCCCCCTTTAACCCCTCAG CACAGCTCATCTTGAAGCCCATCTCCTCCCGGTCCTGA
- the LOC133229697 gene encoding sialic acid-binding Ig-like lectin 13 isoform X3 encodes MLLLPLLVALLWRREGAEGQMGPGENYKLQVPELVTVEEGLCVHVPCSFSYPWDVWAIFTSTLGYWFREGAATSKDAPVATNNPDREVQEETQGRFHLLGDTRAYNCSLEIRDARRRDNGSYFFRMERGSVKNNYMSNQLSLHVTALTHTPAILISGTLVSGHPGNLTCSVPWACKRGTPPIFSWKGATVSSQVVTTALSSVLTLTPRPQDHGTKLTCQVTFPGAEVTTATVVRLNVSYPPQNLTVTVFQGNSTASKAQENGSSLSVSEGQSLRLVCVVDSNPPARISWARGSLTLSASQPSHPEMLELPRVLTGDEGEFTCRAQHALGSQHVSLRLSLQRRSERPAEAVLVAIWEAAVKTLLLLLCLLGLLVRCCTRTSARPAGGVSGAKETPPLTPQLILKPISSRS; translated from the exons ATGCTGCTACTGCCGCTGCTGGTGGCCCTGCTCTGGCGGAGGGAGGGAGCCGAGGGCCAGATGGGGCCTGGGGAGAATTACAAGCTGCAGGTGCCGGAGCTGGTGACGGTGGAGGAGGGCCTGTGTGTCCACGTGCCCTGCTCCTTCTCCTACCCCTGGGATGTCTGGGCCATCTTTACCTCAACTCTGGGCTACTGGTTTCGGGAAGGGGCTGCAACATCCAAGGATGCTCCTGTGGCCACAAACAACCCAGACAGAGAAGTACAGGAGGAGACCCAGGGACGATTCCATCTCCTCGGGGATACCCGGGCCTACAACTGCTCCTTGGAGATCAGAGACGCCAGGAGGAGGGACAATGGTTCATACTTTTTTCGGATGGAACGAGGAAGTGTGAAAAACAATTATATGTCTAACCAGCTCTCCTTGCATGTGACAG CCCTCACCCACACACCTGCCATCCTCATTTCGGGGACCCTGGTGTCCGGCCACCCCGGGAACCTGACCTGCTCTGTGCCCTGGGCCTGTAAGCGGGGCACGCCCCCCATCTTCTCCTGGAAGGGGGCCACCGTCTCTTCCCAGGTTGTCACAACAGCCCTCTCATCGGTGCTCACCCTGACTCCCCGGCCCCAGGACCACGGCACCAAGCTCACCTGTCAGGTGACCTTTCCTGGAGCTGAAGTGACCACAGCGACGGTCGTCCGCCTCAACGTGtcct ACCCTCCACAGAACTTGACTGTGACTGTCTTCCAAGGAAACAGCACAG CATCCAAAGCCCAGGAGAACGGATCCTCTCTTTCAGTCTCGGAGGGCCAGTCCCTGCGCCTGGTCTGCGTCGTTGACAGCAACCCCCCCGCCAGGATCAGCTGGGCCCGGGGGAGCCTGACCCTCAGCGCCTCGCAGCCCAGCCACCCAGAGATGCTGGAGCTGCCGCGGGTGCTCACAGGAGACGAAGGGGAGTTCACCTGCCGAGCTCAGCACGCCCTCGGCTCCCAGCACGTCTCCCTGAGGCTCTCGCTGCAGA GGCGGTCAGAGCGCCCGGCAGAGGCGGTCCTGGTAGCCATCTGGGAAGCGGCTGTCAAgaccctgctcctcctcctctgtctcctgggccTCCT AGTGAGGTGCTGCACAAGGACTTCAGCCAGGCCAGCAGGGGGCGTGTCAGGGGCAAAGGAAACCCCCCCTTTAACCCCTCAG CTCATCTTGAAGCCCATCTCCTCCCGGTCCTGA
- the LOC133229697 gene encoding sialic acid-binding Ig-like lectin 8 isoform X4: MLLLPLLVALLWRREGAEGQMGPGENYKLQVPELVTVEEGLCVHVPCSFSYPWDVWAIFTSTLGYWFREGAATSKDAPVATNNPDREVQEETQGRFHLLGDTRAYNCSLEIRDARRRDNGSYFFRMERGSVKNNYMSNQLSLHVTALTHTPAILISGTLVSGHPGNLTCSVPWACKRGTPPIFSWKGATVSSQVVTTALSSVLTLTPRPQDHGTKLTCQVTFPGAEVTTATVVRLNVSYPPQNLTVTVFQGNSTASKAQENGSSLSVSEGQSLRLVCVVDSNPPARISWARGSLTLSASQPSHPEMLELPRVLTGDEGEFTCRAQHALGSQHVSLRLSLQRRSERPAEAVLVAIWEAAVKTLLLLLCLLGLLVRCCTRTSARPAGGVSGAKETPPLTPQHSSS, encoded by the exons ATGCTGCTACTGCCGCTGCTGGTGGCCCTGCTCTGGCGGAGGGAGGGAGCCGAGGGCCAGATGGGGCCTGGGGAGAATTACAAGCTGCAGGTGCCGGAGCTGGTGACGGTGGAGGAGGGCCTGTGTGTCCACGTGCCCTGCTCCTTCTCCTACCCCTGGGATGTCTGGGCCATCTTTACCTCAACTCTGGGCTACTGGTTTCGGGAAGGGGCTGCAACATCCAAGGATGCTCCTGTGGCCACAAACAACCCAGACAGAGAAGTACAGGAGGAGACCCAGGGACGATTCCATCTCCTCGGGGATACCCGGGCCTACAACTGCTCCTTGGAGATCAGAGACGCCAGGAGGAGGGACAATGGTTCATACTTTTTTCGGATGGAACGAGGAAGTGTGAAAAACAATTATATGTCTAACCAGCTCTCCTTGCATGTGACAG CCCTCACCCACACACCTGCCATCCTCATTTCGGGGACCCTGGTGTCCGGCCACCCCGGGAACCTGACCTGCTCTGTGCCCTGGGCCTGTAAGCGGGGCACGCCCCCCATCTTCTCCTGGAAGGGGGCCACCGTCTCTTCCCAGGTTGTCACAACAGCCCTCTCATCGGTGCTCACCCTGACTCCCCGGCCCCAGGACCACGGCACCAAGCTCACCTGTCAGGTGACCTTTCCTGGAGCTGAAGTGACCACAGCGACGGTCGTCCGCCTCAACGTGtcct ACCCTCCACAGAACTTGACTGTGACTGTCTTCCAAGGAAACAGCACAG CATCCAAAGCCCAGGAGAACGGATCCTCTCTTTCAGTCTCGGAGGGCCAGTCCCTGCGCCTGGTCTGCGTCGTTGACAGCAACCCCCCCGCCAGGATCAGCTGGGCCCGGGGGAGCCTGACCCTCAGCGCCTCGCAGCCCAGCCACCCAGAGATGCTGGAGCTGCCGCGGGTGCTCACAGGAGACGAAGGGGAGTTCACCTGCCGAGCTCAGCACGCCCTCGGCTCCCAGCACGTCTCCCTGAGGCTCTCGCTGCAGA GGCGGTCAGAGCGCCCGGCAGAGGCGGTCCTGGTAGCCATCTGGGAAGCGGCTGTCAAgaccctgctcctcctcctctgtctcctgggccTCCT AGTGAGGTGCTGCACAAGGACTTCAGCCAGGCCAGCAGGGGGCGTGTCAGGGGCAAAGGAAACCCCCCCTTTAACCCCTCAG CACAGCTCATCTTGA